From Amycolatopsis sp. WQ 127309:
TGAGGATGGGATGCACGCGCTGCGGCACCTGTTCGCCTCAGCCATGCTCGAACGCGGGGTGTCGATCAAAGCGTTGGCCGCGTTTCTCGGGCACTCCTCGGAGGCGTTCACGCTCAAGGTGTACACGCACCTCATGCCCTCCAGCTTCGACCGGGCTCGGGATGCGATCGATGATCTGGTCAGGCCGCGCCGGAGCCCGGAGAATCGCCGTGGGGACGGCCTGACGGCCTGACGACGGCCTGAGCTACTGATAGCCCATCCAGGCGGGGCGAGATCCCCAGGTCAGAGCACATTTCGGTGTCATTCGTACGACAACTGCAACAACGAGGGCCGCGACGCGATCGAGCGCTACACGAAGATGGGCGAAGCGATCGAGAAGACCGGTCACCCGATGGTCTACGCGCTCTGCGAATGGGGCGAGAACGACCCGTGGACCTGGGGCCGCGACGCCGGCGCGCAGCTGTGGCGCACCACCGGCGACATCAGCGACAACTGGGGCAGCATGACCGGCATCCTCGACCAGCAGGTCGGCTTGGAGAAGTACGCCGGTCCGGGCGGCTGGAACGACCCGGACATGCTCGAGGTCGGCAACGGCGGCATGACCGACGCCGAGTACCGCTCGCACTTCTCGCTCTGGGCGTTGCTGAACGCACCGCTGCTGGCCGGGAACGACCTGCCCGCGATGTCGCCCGCGACCAAGAAGATCCTGGAGAACAAGGACGTCATCGCGCTCGACCAGGACTGGGCGGGCACGCAGGGCCACAAGATCCGCGACGACGGCGACACCGAGGTCTGGGCCAAGCCGATGTCCGACGGCTCGGCCGCGGTGGTGCTGTTCAACCGCGGTTCCGCGACGGCGGCGATGAGCACGACGGCGAAGGACCTCGGCCTCAAGGCGCGCGACTACCGCGTCCGCGACCTCTGGAGCGGCACCGAAACCGAGACCGCCGGCACTGTCCGCGCCGCCGTACCCTCCCACGGCTCGGCCGTGTTCCGCGTCTGGCCCGCCACCCACCCGGCGGCCGCACCGCTGACGACGCTGGCCCTGCCGAGCCCGGACTACGTGCCCGCCGACCGGCCGCTGACCACGACGCTGAAGGTGACCAACGACGGCAGCACGCCGATCGCGGACGTCCGCACCAGCGTCACGGCGCCCGCGGGCTGGAAGCTGGACGGGCCCGGTTCGTTCACGGTGCCGGTCGTCCTGCCGGGCAAGTCCTGGCAGAAGCAGGTCACCTTCAAGCCGGCGGCTCCGGCCGGCGACCACGTCACGCTCACCGCGAAGGCGAGCTACCTGACCCTGTGGGGCAAGCGCGACCTGACGTCGGAAGGCACGTCACCGCTCGTCTCGCGGCCGGCGGCGGGGACGACGGCGTTGTCGAAGGCGCCGTGGATGTCGTCCGACAACGGCTGGGGCCCGGTCGAACGCGGCACGAGCAACGGCGAGGCCCAAGCGGGTGACGGCCACAAGATCACCATCGCCGGCACCGGCTACGACGACGGGATCGGCGCCCACGCGCCGTCGAGCGTGCGGATCTACGTCGGCGCCGGCTGCACGTCGGTCAGCGCGCTGGTCGGGCTGGACGACGAGAACTCCGGTGGCAGCGCGGGGTTCCGCATTCTCGGTGACGGCAAGGAGCTGGCCGCCACCGGCGTCATGCACCCCGGCGACCAGGCGCGGCCGCTGACCGCGCAGCTCTCCGGCGTCCAGGTGCTGGAGCTGTCGGTCGACGACGGCGGCGACGGCAACACCAACGACCACGCCGACTGGGCGAACGCCACGGTCACCTGCTGAGGTCGATGAGCCAGGCTTCGGCGTCGCGGAGGTAGCGGTCCAACGCGGCCTCCGCGACGTCGAACCGGCCGCAGCGCAGGTCTTCCAAGATCTGCTCGTGGCAGTCGAGGAACGGCTCGTAGAACTCACGGGTGTTCTCGTTGAGCACGAAGAACAACCGGGTCTCGGCGAGCACCTGGCGCATCGTGGCGGAGATCCGCTCGCTGCCGGCGAGGTCGGCCAGCGCCTGGTGGAAGTGGATGCTCGCGGTGCCGACCGCCGGCCAGTCCTCGGCCGCCGCCGCCGCGCGGCCGCTCCGCAACGCGCCCTCGGCCGCCGTCAGGTCCACAGTGGATCGCTCGGCCGCGCGGCGCAGGGCACCGCATTCGGTGGCCCGGCGCACGACGTAGAGGTCTTCGATGTCCTCTGTGGTCAGTTCGCGCACGAACACGCCGCGGTTCAGCTCGTGCACGGCCAGCCGTTCGTGGGCCAGCAGCTGGAACGACTCGCGCAGCGTGTTGCGCGAGACGCCCAGCGCCGAGCTGATCACCGGCTCGGAAAGCCGTTCACCGGGGGCGAAGACGCCGTCCGTGATGTACTGGCGCAGGATCGCGGCCACCCGCTCGGCCGTGCCGCTGCGCGCGAGCAGGTGCCGCTCGCGCTCCAGCCCCGATGCGTCCACAGTGGACATCGGAACTCCGCTACCTGACGCCGAGTTCGAAGTCGAGGCTGTACCGGTTCCCCGGCATCGCCCCCGCGGCCTTCGCGCCGTCGATCGGCAGCACGACGCCGTTGACGAACCGCGACTCGTCGCTGGCCAGGAACACCACGGCCTTCGCGACTTCCCACGCCTCGCCGACGCGCGCCGCCGGGGTGCTCGCGACGAGCTGGTGCTGCTTGGCTTCGAACTCCTCCGCCGAGGCGAGCGTACCGCGCAGCATGTCGGTGTCGATCGCGCCCGGGTTCACCGTGTTGGCGCGGATGCCCTGGTGCGCGTGGGCGACGGCGATCGACTTGGTCAGCCCGACCAGCGCGTGCTTGGTGGCGTTGTACACCGGGTCGCCCGGGCGGCCCATCACGCCGCCGTTCGACGACGTCGTGACGATGCTGCCCGCCTTGCGCTCGAGCATGTGCGGCAGCACGGCGCGGGTGCCGAGGAACGCCGCGCGCACGTTGAGCGCGAAGATGTGGTCGAAGTCGGCCAGCGTCGTGTCGACGAGCGGTTTGCCGAGGTGGATGCCGACGTTGTTGAACAGCACGTCGATCCGGCCGGTCTCGGCGACGACGCCGTCGACGAACGCGCCGACTTGGTCCTCGTCGGTGGCGTCCACTATGGAGTGCTGGCAGCCCTCCAGCGTCTCGGCGGGCTCGCGGATGTCCGACGCGAACACCGTCGCGCCCTCGGCGAGGAACTCCTTCACCGTGGCGAGGCCGATGCCCCGTGCGCCGCCGAAGACGACCGCCACCTTGCCGGCCAACCGACCCATCACTTACCCGCTCTCAGTCGTGCTGTCTGCTCTTCGTCCACCACGTAGTCCTCGGGCAGCCGGACGAGTGTGTCCGCCTTCCCGAGGTACCGCACTTCGACGCCGTACACCTCGCGCGCCGCCTCCGCCGAGACGTACCCCTCGACGACGTCCGTGAGCACGGCCGCCACCGGCCGTTCGCGCGGCGGCCCGTAACCGCCACCGCCGGGGAGCGTGACGTCCACAACGGACTCCGCGGCGAGGGTAACGCGGCTCTTCGCCGGCAGGTCGGCTCCGCCGCGCAAGCCGAACCGTCCGGGTGAGCCCGCGCCGCCACCGTCCACACCGGACGCCGCCGCGCGCACGCGGTCGACGTTCCCGTTGACGCTCCAGGAATCCACGTCGCGTGCCACCATCGTGGTCACCTGTCCGAGGCCGCCGCGCCGGCGTCCCGCACCGCCGGAGTCCACCCGCAGTTCCCGGGAGCGTTGCACGAGCGGCGCCATGGTCTCGATGACCTCGGTCGGCGTCGAGCGCAGCCCGCTCGGGAAGCCGGTGGTGTTCAGGCCGTCCTTGGCCGCCCGCGCGCCCATGCCGCCGGTCTGGAAGACGTTGAGCATGAACCCGGGGCCGCGCCAGATGGTCATCCACAGCGCGTCCGCGCTCGGCGCGATCGCCGCGCCGGGCAGCGCGCCGATCAGCAGCGACGGCAGGAAGTGCCCGATCAGGTGCCGCGACGCGACCGGCGCCGGCGGCAGGCAGTTCAGCACCGAACCCTCGGGCGCGGTCACGCGCACCGGCCGGAACGAGCCGGCGTTGTGCGGCACCTCCGGCGCGATCGCCGCCTTGACCGCGAACGACGCGTACGCCCGGGTGTAGTTCAGCACGACGTTGATCCCGCGCCGGCTCTGCGGCGACGATCCCGCGAAGTCGAGGTGGATCTCGTCACCGTCCACAGTGGCCGTGACACGCAGGACGATCTCTTCGTCGTCGAAGCCGTCGGTGACGATCTCGTTGGTGTAGGTGCCGTCCGGCAGCTCCCGCAGCGCGTCCCGCAGGGCCTTCTCGGAGCGGTTCATGATCTCGGCGGCGACGTCGTCGAGGGTGTCGAGCCCGAACTCGTCCAGCAGCCGGACCAGGCTCGCGGCACCGACCTCGTTGCCGGTGACCTGCGCGTACAGGTCGCCGATGGTCTCCTCCGGCGTGCGGACGTTGACGCGGATCAGCCGTTCCAGGTCGGTGTTGACCTCGCCCGCGCGCAGGAACTTGAGGATCGGCAGGCGCAGGCCTTCCTCGAAGACCTCGTGCGCCTCGGCCGACACCAGCCGGCCGCCGATGTCGGGCGCGTGGCAGCACGACGCGAACCACGCGACCACCCGGCCGGCCCGGAACACCGGCGTCGCGACGGTGATGTCGTTGATCTGCCCGGCGGTCTGCCACGGGTCGTTGGTGAGCAGTACATCCCCGGGTTCGAGCTGCTCCGGTGGGTACGCGGCGACGAAGTGGTGCATGCCGGTGGCCATCGCGTTGATGTGGCCGGGCGTGCCGCCGACGGACTGGCCGATCATCTCGCCGCGCGAGTCGAACACCGCGCACGCCAGGTCGAGCGATTCTCGGACCACGGCGGAGAAGGCCGTGTTGACCAGCGCGTTCTGCTGTTCGGCGAGGATCGAGTGCAGCCGGTTGGCGAACAGCCCGACGACGATGGGATCGACCGTCACACTGTCACCTCCAGCCCCGCGTCACCTCGGACGACGCAGCAGGCACCGGGCGGGACGACCACAGTGGACTCGCGTTCCTCCACGATGGCCGGACCATCGACACGGTCACCGGGCTCGAGCCGGTACCGATCGAAGACGATCGTGTCGACAAATCCACCTGCCGAAGGAAAGTAGGCCTTCCGACTGCCCTTGTGCGCATCTCCCGCGGACTCGGCCGAGGCCAGGCGGAGCGTGACGTCCGGGGCCGGGCCACTGGAGACGACCCGCCAGTTCAGCACCTCGACGCCGACGTCGGGCCCGGAGCGCCGGTAGAGCGCGCGGTAGGTGCGCGTGAACTCGTCGATCAGCGTGTCCGGCCAGCTGCCGTCGTGGACCGGCACGCGGATCTCGTACCCCTGCCCGGAATATCGCATCTCGGCGATCCGCCGGTGCGTCACACTGTCCACACCAGACTTCGCGAGCAGCGCCGCGCCCTCGGCCTCCATCTCGGCGAACAGCGCGTCGACCTGGCCCCACGACAGGTCGAGCACGGCCGCGCGGGCCGACCGGACGAAGTCGAACGCCAGCGGCGCGGTCAGGAACCCGGCCGCGCTGAGCACCCCCGCGGCCGGCGGCGCGACGATCGACGGCGCCCCGAGCGCGCGGGCGACCCCGACGCCGTGCACCGGGCCCGCGCCGCCGAAGGTGTACATCGGCAGCTTCGCGGGATCCTGCCCGCGTTCGACGGCGTGCACGCGCGCGGCGTTCGCCATGTCCTCGTTGACGCTCGTGTGGATGCCCCACGCGGCTTCTTCGACGCTGACGCCCAGCTTTTCGGCAATGCGACCTATCGCTTCACGCGCCGCCGACGCGTCGAGCGTCATCCCACCACCCAGGAAGTAATCCGGGTCGAGGTAGCCGAGCACCAGGTCGGCGTCGGTGACCGTGGGTTCGGTGCCGCCGCGGCCGTAACACGCGGGCCCGGGTTCGGACCCGGCCGAATCGGGGCCGACGGTCAGCAACCCCAGCGCGTCGATCCGGGCGATCGACCCGCCGCCGACGCCGATCTCGATCATGTCGATGACCGGCACCTGCACCGGCAAGCCGGACCCGGGCAGCAGCCGGTACTTCCGGTCCACTTCGAACTGGTGCGTCACCAGCGGCGCACCGCCGGCGATCAGGCAGAGTTTCGCCGTCGTGCCGCCCATGTCGAAAGCCAGCAGCTCCGCCGGGCCGATCGACGCGGCGGCGATCGCGCCGCCGGCCGGGCCGGACTCGAGGATCCGGATCGGGTACCGGGCCGCGGTGTCCACAGTGGCCAGACCGCCGTTGGACAGCATGATGTGCGGCGCGCCGGCGACGCCGAGCCGGCGCAGCCGGTGTTCGAGATCGCGCAGGTACCGTTCGGTGAGGTCCTGGACGTAGACGTTCGCGACCGTGGTCGACGCGCGCTCGAACTCGCGGATCTCGGGCACGACCTCCGACGACAGCGCGACCCGCAGGCCGGGCGCGACGTCGGCGAGGACCTCGGCCGCGCGCCGCTCGTGGGCCGGGTTGGTGAACGCGTGCAGGAAGCAGATCGCGACGGCGTCGATCCCCCGGTCCGCCAGTTCACGGCCAAGCCTTGCGACGTACGCCTCGTCGAGTCCGATGTGGACGGACCCGTCGGCGAAGATCCGTTCCGGGACGTCGAAGCGCAGGTGCCGCGGGACCAGCGGCCCGGGCAGTTCGATGAGCAGGTCGTACAGCTCGTACCGGTGCTCGCGCCGCATTTCGAGGACGTCGCGGAACCCGGCGGTCGCGAGCAGCGCCGTGCGCGAGCCCTTGCGCTCGATCAGCGCGTTGGTCACCAGCGTCGTCCCGTGCACGACCTGCTCGACGTCGCTCGCGGCGATCCCGGCGTCGGCGAAGAGGGCGGCCAGGCCCTCCTCGACCGCGCGGGCCGGCTCGTCGTGCGTGGTCAGCACCTTGCCGACGGCGACGATCCCGGTACCGTCCACCGCGCAGAGATCGGTGAACGTGCCGCCGATGTCGACACCGACCTTCATCCGGCGGTCTTCCGGTACCACCGCGGCGACGTGTTCAGCGGCGGCTTCAGCTTGGCCTTCACCACCAGCACGTTCGGCTCGTCCGACTCGACGAACTCGCCGAGCAGCCGCCGGAACGCGCGCCCGAACCCGGAGACGCGGTCGGCGTGCACCCCGAAGGAGCGGGCCAGGCCGACGAAGTCCGGGCTGTCCCAGTCGACCCCGCGACGCGGCACGCCTTCCTGCTCCTGGTCGTAACGCAGCATGCCGTAGCCGCCGTCGTCGACCAGGACGACCGTGACCGGCAGCTGTTCCTGCGCGAGCGTCGCGAGATCACCGCAGGCGTAGAGGAAACCGCCGTCGCCGGTGATGCAGATGGCGCGGCCGGCCCCCGCCGCGGCGGCGCCGAGCGACGCGGGGAAGCCGTAGCCGAGGGTGCCCCAGCCCATCGGGTAGGCGAGCTTGCGCGGCGCCCGCACCCGGTGGAAACCGCCGACCCAGTAGCCGGCGACGCACATGTCGGACACCAGCACGGCGTCCATCGGCAGCACTTCGTCCAAAGTGGACAGGAAGTCGTAGGCCTGCGGTTCCTCGTCGCGGATCCGCTGGCGCACCCGGCGGCCGATGCCGGCCAGCCGCAGCGTGATGTCGTCGAGGCCGTCGCGCTGCTTCGGCAGCAGCCGCTCGATGATCGCGCGCGCGTCACCGACCAGCGTCAGGTCCGGCGGGTAGTTCTTGGCGGCGTCGTCGGCATCGACGTTGATCGCGATGAGCGTGGGCGGCTGGGGCATCAGCCAGTTCTGCGTCATCAGGCCGTCGAAGTCGGTGCCGATGGCGAGCACGACGTCGGCCTCGTCCCACAGCTCGCCGACCTCCGGCGTGTGCACCGGGTTCGGCGCCAGGCAGGGGTGGTCGAGCGGCAGCAGGCCGCGGGCGGCGAACGTGGTGATCACCGGCGCGGCCAGCTTTTCGGCGAGCGCGCCGATGGCCTCGCCCGCGCCCGAGCGCAGGGCGCCGCCGCCGGCCCAGATCAGCGGGCGCTGCGCGTCGGACAGCAGCGCTTCGGCCCGGGCGAGGTCGGGGACGTCGCCGTCGGGCTTGCGGTGCGGCGCGGGCGACCGCCGGTGCGGCACGGCCTCGCGCAGGTAGTCGGTCGGCACGCCGAAGTACACCGGCCCGCTCTGCGGCTGCAGCGCGAGCCGGACCGCACGGTGCACGGTGGTGCCGATCTGGTCGGCCGCACGGACGGTGAAGCCGCCCTTGGTGATCGGCGCGAACATGGCCTGCTGGTCCGACGTCTCGTGCAGCACGCCGCGGACGACGCCGGGCCGCCGCAGCGTCGAGGGGATGTCCGTGGCGATGATCAGCACCGGCGCGGCGGAGGCCATGGCCTCGCCGACGGCGCCGAGCGTGTTGGCGGCGCCGGGCCCGGTGGTCACCAGCGCGACGCCGAGCTTCCCGGTGGCGCGGGCGTACCCGTCGGCGGCGTACCCGGCCGTCTGCTCGTGGCGGACGCCGATGATCTTGATGCCGGCCTCGGCGAACGCCTCCCACAACGGCAGGTTGTGCACTCCCGGCAGGCCGAAGGCGATCTCCGTGCCCAACGCCTTCAAAGCGTCCGCCAGCTCCCGCGCACCACTCACAGCCACGGCCCGGATACTGCCAGATCGTTGAACGATCTGGCAATCGGCCCTAGACGATGTGGTGCTCGGCCGGTGCGCTACCGGCCGCCGCGAACCGGCGGACGTCCAGCTCGGCGACGTCGGCCGACGTCGGTCGCCCCAGGTAGAGGTCCCGGACCAGCTCGCCGGTGGCCGGGCCCATCTGGAAGCCGTGGCCGGAGAAGCCGGTCGCGTAGAAGAACCGCGACAGGAGGACGCTTTCCCCGATGATCTGGTTGCGGTCCGGCGTCATCTCGTACAACCCCGCCCACGCCGTGCGGATGCCGGCGTCCAGCACCGCGGGGATCCGGCGCCCGGCCAGCTCGGCCAGCCGCGGCAGCCACTCGCCCGCCTCGTAGCGGGTGCCGAAGCCCGGGAAGCCGTCGTCCTCGCAAAAGGACATCGCCAGGCCTGCACCTTCGCGGTGGAAGTAGAACGCCGACGGCAGCTCGATGGCCAGCGGCACCGACTCCGGCAATCCGGGCACCGGGCCGGTGAAGACGACCTGCCGCCGGAACGGGCGCACCGGCAGGTCCAGCCCGGCCAGCTCGCCGACCCGCCCCGACCACGCGCCCGCCGCGCACACGACGGCGCCGGTCCGCACGAACCCCGCCGTCGTGCGGACGCCCGTCAGAGCGTCACCGTCCCGTTCGACCCCGGTGACCTCGACGCCGGTCCGGAGCTGCGCGCCGCACGCGCGCGCAGCTCTCGCGTAGCCCTGCACGACCGCGTCCGGCGTCGCCTTCGCGTCGTCCGGCGACCAGAGCGCCGCGACGACGCCGTCCGGCTCGAGCAGCGGGAGGACGTCCCGCACTTCCGCGGGGTCGAGCAGGTAGCTCCGGACGCCGTGCGCGCGCTGCAGCTCCGCGCAATGTCCGATTGCGGGCACGTCCGCCGGGTCGGTGATCAGGTAGAGGTAGCCGTCGCGGCGGAAGTCGATCTCGACGCCGAACCGCTCCCGGAAAGCGCTGTACTCCGCGAGCCCGCGCAGCCCGAGCTCGACGTTCACGGGCTTGGTGAACGACGACCGGATGCCGCCCGCGGCCTTCGCCGTCGAGCCCCCGCCCAGGCCGTCGCGCTCCAGCAGCAGGACGTCGACGTCGGCCTCGGCCAACCGGAACGCGCAGCTCACCCCGATCACCCCGCCGCCGATCACGACGACTTCGGCGAACTGTGGCAGAGACGTTTCCCCGGCGCCGCGGACGGTCATACTCGCCAATGTAGAACGTGATCCACCGGTGGCACCCGAACGCGTAGAGTCGGCCCACCGGGGCAGCGACGCTCCGCGCGCGGAAGGTGATGCCCGATGCCGATGATGCCGGTGACCGACTCGATGTTCCTCCTGGTGGAGACGCGCGAGCATCCGATGCACGTCGGCGGCCTGCAGCTGTTCAAGAAGCCCGAGGGCGCTGGCCCCGACTACCTGAGCGGCCTCCGGCGGAACCTGCTCGACTCGGACAACATGCGGCCGGTCTTCCGCCGCCGCCCCGCCCGCCCGGTGAACACGCTCGGGCACGTGGCCTGGTCGACCGACGCCGACCTCGAGCTCGACTACCACTTCCGGCACTCCGCGCTGCCGCAGCCGGGCCGGATCCGCGAACTGCTGGAGCTCACCAGCCGCTGGCACAGCACGCTGCTCGACCGGCACCGGCCGCTGTGGGAGATCCACCTCGTCGAAGGCCTGGCCGACGGGCGGTTCGCCGTCTACACCAAGGTCCACCACGCGCTGATGGACGGCGTCTCGGCGCTGCGTCACCTGCAGGGCACGCTGTCGGACGACCCGTCGGACATGGACTGCCCGCCGTGGTGGGGCACGCGGCGCAAACCGGGCGAAGGCCGCACCAAGCGCCCCCGGTCCCTGCTGGACAGCGCCGGCAAGACGGTCAACCAGATCGCGAGCCTGGCGCCGGCCGCGGTGAAGGTGGCGCGGGAAGCGTTCAGCGAGCACACGGTGACCCTGCCGGGTCAGGCGCCGCGGACGATGTTCAACGTGCCGATCGGCGGCGCGCGCCGGTTCGCGGCGCAGTCGTGGTCGCTCGACCGCGTGCGGCAGGTGGCCAACGCGGCCGGGGTGTCGCGCAACGACGTCGTGCTCGCGATGTGCTCGGGCGCGCTGCGGGACTACCTCATCGAGCAGCGCGCGCTGCCGGACGCGCCGATGATCGCGATGGTGCCGGTTTCGCTTCGCCGCAAGACCGACCCGGGCGAGGCGACGGGCAACAACATCGGCGCCCTGCTGTGCAACCTGGCCACCGACCTGCCGGACGCGGGCAAGCGGCTCGTCGCGATCCACCAGTCGATGCGCAACGGCAAGCGGCTGTTCTCGGAGCTGACGCCGCTGCAGACGCTGCTGCTGTCCGGGATCAACGTGGCGCAGCTGGGCGTCTCGCCGATCCCCGGCGTCGTCAACAACACGCGGCCGCCGTTCAACCTGGTGATCTCGAACGTCCCCGGCCCGCGCAAGCAGATGTACTGGAACGGCGCGCAGCTCGACGGCATCTACCCGGCGTCGGTGCTGCTCGACGGCCAGGCCGTGAACATCACGCTGACCAGCAACGGCGACAACCTCGACTTCGGCATCATGGGGTGCCGCCGCAGCGTGCCGCACCTGCAGCGGATCCTCACGCACCTCGACACGGCGCTGGTGGAGCTGGAAGCCGCCGTCAAGTAGGTCTGTCCACAGTGGACTAGGCGACACCTTCCGGCGCGGCGCCGGCGATCTGCACGGCGCCGGCAGCGATGCGGTCGATCTCGGCCAGGTCGTCCGGCGTCAGCGTGATGTCCGCGGCGGCGAGGCTCGCCTCGATGTGCTGCGGCCGGCGCGCCCCGACGATCGCGGCGTGCACTCCCGGCCGGGCGAGCGTCCAGGCGATGGCGAGCTGGCCGACTTCGACGTCCCGCTGGGCCGCGAACGCTGTGAGTTCGTCGACGATCTTGAGGTTGCGGCGCAGGTTGTCGCCCTGGAACGCGGATGAGCGTGACCGCCAGTCGCTGGTTTCGAAGGTGCTGTCCGGGGTGACCGCGCCGGTGAGCAGGCCACTGCCGAGCGGGCTGTAGACGAACACGCCGATGTCGTGCTCGCGGGCGTAGGGCAGCGGATCGGTCTCGATGCCGCGCCGGAACAGGTGGTACGGCGGCTGGAGCGTCTCGACCGGCCGCGTCTCGTCGAACGCCGCCAGCTGCGCGGCGTCGTAGTTGGAGACGCCGACGTGCCGGACCTTGCCGGCGTCGACGAACTCCTGAAGCAGACCGGCGACGTCGGCCGCCGGGGTGTCGGGGTCGGGCCAGTGCACCTGGTAGACGTCGATGTGGTCGCGCCCGAGGTTGCGCAGGCTCTCGTCGAGCCCCTGGGTGAGCCACGCGCGCCGCGAGTCGCGCGGCCGCTGCGCCCGCGGGTTGATGCCGCCCTTGGTGGCGACGACGACGTCTTTCTCCGTTCGCAGCGCCCGCCCCAGCAGCACTTCGGACCGGCCGCGGCCGTAGGCCTGCGCGGTGTCGAAGAAGTTCACGCCGAGCGCGCGGGCGTGGTGGATCGCCGCGATCGCGGTGTCCTCGTCGAAGGCGCCCCAGTCGCCGCCGAGCTGCCACGTCCCGAAGGCGATCTTCGAGACTTCGAGGCCGCTGCGGCCCAAGATCGTCGTACGCATGCGTCCAGCACAGCACAGACGTCGGACCACTGCACCGATCTTCCCGGCGAGCGAAACCCCCAAATAACTCTTTGACAGTTGCGCCGGCATCCCCGAAACTCGGGAGCATGTCCCTCGACGACCTCCGGGTCCTGGCCCACCCGT
This genomic window contains:
- a CDS encoding NPCBM/NEW2 domain-containing protein, which codes for MAHPGGARSPGQSTFRCHSYDNCNNEGRDAIERYTKMGEAIEKTGHPMVYALCEWGENDPWTWGRDAGAQLWRTTGDISDNWGSMTGILDQQVGLEKYAGPGGWNDPDMLEVGNGGMTDAEYRSHFSLWALLNAPLLAGNDLPAMSPATKKILENKDVIALDQDWAGTQGHKIRDDGDTEVWAKPMSDGSAAVVLFNRGSATAAMSTTAKDLGLKARDYRVRDLWSGTETETAGTVRAAVPSHGSAVFRVWPATHPAAAPLTTLALPSPDYVPADRPLTTTLKVTNDGSTPIADVRTSVTAPAGWKLDGPGSFTVPVVLPGKSWQKQVTFKPAAPAGDHVTLTAKASYLTLWGKRDLTSEGTSPLVSRPAAGTTALSKAPWMSSDNGWGPVERGTSNGEAQAGDGHKITIAGTGYDDGIGAHAPSSVRIYVGAGCTSVSALVGLDDENSGGSAGFRILGDGKELAATGVMHPGDQARPLTAQLSGVQVLELSVDDGGDGNTNDHADWANATVTC
- a CDS encoding hydantoinase B/oxoprolinase family protein gives rise to the protein MTVDPIVVGLFANRLHSILAEQQNALVNTAFSAVVRESLDLACAVFDSRGEMIGQSVGGTPGHINAMATGMHHFVAAYPPEQLEPGDVLLTNDPWQTAGQINDITVATPVFRAGRVVAWFASCCHAPDIGGRLVSAEAHEVFEEGLRLPILKFLRAGEVNTDLERLIRVNVRTPEETIGDLYAQVTGNEVGAASLVRLLDEFGLDTLDDVAAEIMNRSEKALRDALRELPDGTYTNEIVTDGFDDEEIVLRVTATVDGDEIHLDFAGSSPQSRRGINVVLNYTRAYASFAVKAAIAPEVPHNAGSFRPVRVTAPEGSVLNCLPPAPVASRHLIGHFLPSLLIGALPGAAIAPSADALWMTIWRGPGFMLNVFQTGGMGARAAKDGLNTTGFPSGLRSTPTEVIETMAPLVQRSRELRVDSGGAGRRRGGLGQVTTMVARDVDSWSVNGNVDRVRAAASGVDGGGAGSPGRFGLRGGADLPAKSRVTLAAESVVDVTLPGGGGYGPPRERPVAAVLTDVVEGYVSAEAAREVYGVEVRYLGKADTLVRLPEDYVVDEEQTARLRAGK
- a CDS encoding hydantoinase/oxoprolinase family protein encodes the protein MKVGVDIGGTFTDLCAVDGTGIVAVGKVLTTHDEPARAVEEGLAALFADAGIAASDVEQVVHGTTLVTNALIERKGSRTALLATAGFRDVLEMRREHRYELYDLLIELPGPLVPRHLRFDVPERIFADGSVHIGLDEAYVARLGRELADRGIDAVAICFLHAFTNPAHERRAAEVLADVAPGLRVALSSEVVPEIREFERASTTVANVYVQDLTERYLRDLEHRLRRLGVAGAPHIMLSNGGLATVDTAARYPIRILESGPAGGAIAAASIGPAELLAFDMGGTTAKLCLIAGGAPLVTHQFEVDRKYRLLPGSGLPVQVPVIDMIEIGVGGGSIARIDALGLLTVGPDSAGSEPGPACYGRGGTEPTVTDADLVLGYLDPDYFLGGGMTLDASAAREAIGRIAEKLGVSVEEAAWGIHTSVNEDMANAARVHAVERGQDPAKLPMYTFGGAGPVHGVGVARALGAPSIVAPPAAGVLSAAGFLTAPLAFDFVRSARAAVLDLSWGQVDALFAEMEAEGAALLAKSGVDSVTHRRIAEMRYSGQGYEIRVPVHDGSWPDTLIDEFTRTYRALYRRSGPDVGVEVLNWRVVSSGPAPDVTLRLASAESAGDAHKGSRKAYFPSAGGFVDTIVFDRYRLEPGDRVDGPAIVEERESTVVVPPGACCVVRGDAGLEVTV
- a CDS encoding GntR family transcriptional regulator; translated protein: MSTVDASGLERERHLLARSGTAERVAAILRQYITDGVFAPGERLSEPVISSALGVSRNTLRESFQLLAHERLAVHELNRGVFVRELTTEDIEDLYVVRRATECGALRRAAERSTVDLTAAEGALRSGRAAAAAEDWPAVGTASIHFHQALADLAGSERISATMRQVLAETRLFFVLNENTREFYEPFLDCHEQILEDLRCGRFDVAEAALDRYLRDAEAWLIDLSR
- a CDS encoding FAD-binding oxidoreductase, whose protein sequence is MTVRGAGETSLPQFAEVVVIGGGVIGVSCAFRLAEADVDVLLLERDGLGGGSTAKAAGGIRSSFTKPVNVELGLRGLAEYSAFRERFGVEIDFRRDGYLYLITDPADVPAIGHCAELQRAHGVRSYLLDPAEVRDVLPLLEPDGVVAALWSPDDAKATPDAVVQGYARAARACGAQLRTGVEVTGVERDGDALTGVRTTAGFVRTGAVVCAAGAWSGRVGELAGLDLPVRPFRRQVVFTGPVPGLPESVPLAIELPSAFYFHREGAGLAMSFCEDDGFPGFGTRYEAGEWLPRLAELAGRRIPAVLDAGIRTAWAGLYEMTPDRNQIIGESVLLSRFFYATGFSGHGFQMGPATGELVRDLYLGRPTSADVAELDVRRFAAAGSAPAEHHIV
- a CDS encoding SDR family NAD(P)-dependent oxidoreductase — translated: MGRLAGKVAVVFGGARGIGLATVKEFLAEGATVFASDIREPAETLEGCQHSIVDATDEDQVGAFVDGVVAETGRIDVLFNNVGIHLGKPLVDTTLADFDHIFALNVRAAFLGTRAVLPHMLERKAGSIVTTSSNGGVMGRPGDPVYNATKHALVGLTKSIAVAHAHQGIRANTVNPGAIDTDMLRGTLASAEEFEAKQHQLVASTPAARVGEAWEVAKAVVFLASDESRFVNGVVLPIDGAKAAGAMPGNRYSLDFELGVR
- a CDS encoding thiamine pyrophosphate-binding protein, encoding MAVSGARELADALKALGTEIAFGLPGVHNLPLWEAFAEAGIKIIGVRHEQTAGYAADGYARATGKLGVALVTTGPGAANTLGAVGEAMASAAPVLIIATDIPSTLRRPGVVRGVLHETSDQQAMFAPITKGGFTVRAADQIGTTVHRAVRLALQPQSGPVYFGVPTDYLREAVPHRRSPAPHRKPDGDVPDLARAEALLSDAQRPLIWAGGGALRSGAGEAIGALAEKLAAPVITTFAARGLLPLDHPCLAPNPVHTPEVGELWDEADVVLAIGTDFDGLMTQNWLMPQPPTLIAINVDADDAAKNYPPDLTLVGDARAIIERLLPKQRDGLDDITLRLAGIGRRVRQRIRDEEPQAYDFLSTLDEVLPMDAVLVSDMCVAGYWVGGFHRVRAPRKLAYPMGWGTLGYGFPASLGAAAAGAGRAICITGDGGFLYACGDLATLAQEQLPVTVVLVDDGGYGMLRYDQEQEGVPRRGVDWDSPDFVGLARSFGVHADRVSGFGRAFRRLLGEFVESDEPNVLVVKAKLKPPLNTSPRWYRKTAG